One genomic region from Prunus persica cultivar Lovell chromosome G3, Prunus_persica_NCBIv2, whole genome shotgun sequence encodes:
- the LOC18766103 gene encoding uncharacterized protein LOC18766103, translating to MKVVVENLTGSLFYVQVGNNATVADLKREIETQQKLPYDRMILILGADDHRLMTKDDGDDGVSLVDYGVEDESHIYIFFDPLDDGSTHRFLLTWPDSLLGWA from the coding sequence ATGAAGGTGGTGGTAGAGAATTTGACAGGAAGTCTCTTTTATGTTCAAGTGGGCAACAATGCCACGGTTGCTGATCTAAAGCGAGAGATTGAAACCCAACAGAAACTCCCTTACGACCGTATGATCTTGATTCTCGGCGCTGATGATCATAGACTTATGACGAAGGACGATGGCGATGATGGGGTTTCGCTCGTTGATTATGGAGTTGAAGATGAGTCCCACATCTATATCTTCTTTGATCCCCTTGATGATGGCTCCACTCACCGTTTTCTACTTACCTGGCCTGATTCTCTCTTGGGGTGGGCATAG
- the LOC18766114 gene encoding uncharacterized protein LOC18766114, with amino-acid sequence MRVIIITSWGHKFCVEVSLKEPVVEIKRKIEQILGAPVASQILVVCDWELLDGLDMEDYPIITEGTNIHLTIKWMGPPLNSYHSSKIQITIKFSARQLHVEVDRSETVRSLKEKLHIMDGTPIKRMSLFFSGIELHEDFRNLSEYGIREFSEIIVFLKGMSRVRDELPVRRLSVVVQTSSSLLNAAMIPLEMKDSSTVNDLRQLLLSSKTLPIDEYLFIHKQRIMRDNCSLRWHGVDDGDLLYVFKGAVCRSGY; translated from the coding sequence ATGAGGGTGATTATTATTACTTCATGGGGACACAAATTTTGCGTAGAAGTGAGTCTCAAAGAACCCGTTGTTGAAATCAAAAGAAAGATAGAACAAATCTTGGGTGCCCCAGTGGCTTCACAAATCCTTGTAGTCTGTGACTGGGAGTTATTAGATGGACTAGACATGGAAGATTATCCAATTATCACTGAAGGTACAAACATTCACCTCACCATCAAATGGATGGGGCCTCCTTTAAATTCATACCATTCTagtaaaattcaaattacCATAAAGTTTTCAGCAAGGCAACTTCACGTAGAGGTGGATAGATCCGAAACCGTGCGTAgccttaaagaaaaattacacATCATGGATGGTACCCCCATCAAAAGAATGTCACTCTTCTTTTCTGGGATTGAGCTACACGAAGATTTTCGCAATTTAAGCGAGTACGGCATACGTGAATTTTCCGAAATCATTGTGTTCCTCAAGGGCATGAGTCGTGTAAGGGATGAGCTTCCCGTGAGAAGGTTGAGTGTAGTGGTACAAACTTCTTCGAGTTTACTTAATGCTGCCATGATTCCATTGGAAATGAAGGACTCAAGCACAGTTAATGACCTGAGGCAATTGCTTTTGAGCAGTAAAACTCTGCCAATTGATGAGTATTTGTTCATACACAAGCAGAGGATCATGAGGGACAATTGCAGCCTCAGATGGCATGGTGTTGATGATGGAGATTTGTTATATGTATTTAAAGGCGCTGTTTGTCGCAGTGGATATTGA
- the LOC109948048 gene encoding uncharacterized protein LOC109948048, which yields MKTILGLTNDVSQALQKKDQEIVNAMALVKSCKEKLHWMRNNGFDALVEEVSSFYDKHHIDVPTMDEAFVLPGRSRRNAPIKTNRHHYRVELFIYVIDEQLTELDDHFNEVNTELLICLACLSPNNSFVAFDKQKLLRLAQFYPQDFSDGDLLALDDQLELYIHHVSSGSDFSDLQGIGDLAKKMVETRMHRAFNYVYLLITLALVLPVATASVERAFSVMNIIKGPLRNKMGDQWLSDSLLVYVEKDVFDCIENEAIMLRFQNMKPRRGQL from the coding sequence ATGAAGACTATATTGGGACTCACAAATGATGTGTCACAAGCATTGCAGAAGAAAGATCAAGAAATTGTGAATGCAATGGCTTTGGTGAAATCATGCAAGGAAAAACTACATTGGATGAGGAATAATGGGTTTGATGCATTGGTTGAAGAGGTGTCTTCATTTTATGACAAACATCATATTGATGTTCCTACAATGGATGAGGCCTTCGTACTTCCAGGGAGGTCAAGGCGTAATGCTCCAATAAAGACAAATCGTCATCATTATCGTGTGGAGCTCTTTATTTATGTCATTGACGAGCAACTTACGGAGTTAGATGATCATTTTAATGAGGTAAATACTGAGTTGCTTATTTGTTTGGCATGTTTGAGTCCAAATAATTCATTTGTAGCTTTTGATAAACAAAAGTTACTTCGTCTTGCTCAATTTTATCCTCAAGACTTTTCGGATGGGGATCTTTTGGCACTTGATGATCAACTTGAGCTTTATATTCATCATGTGAGTTCGGGTAGTGATTTCTCTGACTTGCAAGGGATTGGTGATCttgcaaaaaaaatggtggagaCAAGGATGCATCGAGCATTCAATTATGTGTATTTGCTTATTACATTGGCTCTAGTTTTACCGGTTGCTACTGCTTCAGTCGAGAGGGCATTCTCCGTCATGAATATTATCAAAGGTCCACTTCGGAACAAAATGGGAGATCAATGGTTGAGTGATAGCTTGCTTGTTTATGTTGAGAAGGATGTTTTTGATTGTATTGAAAATGAAGCTATAATGCTAcgttttcaaaatatgaaacctCGTCGTGGccaattgtaa